The proteins below are encoded in one region of Ferroplasma acidiphilum:
- a CDS encoding SWIM zinc finger family protein, whose translation MARRKYYDDYYRTAIKTTGGMKVKSKKGDIGTKWWSKRFIAILNSYGWETRLQRGKRYARVGQVLRVNIDSNVVSADVQGSRKKPYRISIEFPRLGDSAWEKIVKQIISTKGLVAGMLAGEVPSELENAFKQGGASLFPQSGDEINMNCTCPDYAIPCKHIAAVFYILADRLDDDPFLLFELNGKRKEELISAISKNNDGNIPENKENNNDKSVAVEELNNFWKPPDLHIPVENVRKNTLSPLKKYPLPMEFNDPEIQYMLELYYNRINENLKKIKEDLV comes from the coding sequence ATGGCAAGAAGAAAATATTATGATGATTATTATAGGACTGCGATAAAAACAACCGGTGGCATGAAGGTAAAATCAAAAAAAGGAGATATAGGAACTAAATGGTGGTCAAAAAGGTTTATAGCCATTTTAAATTCTTATGGCTGGGAAACCCGGCTTCAGAGAGGAAAAAGATATGCAAGGGTAGGTCAGGTTTTAAGGGTTAATATAGATTCGAATGTAGTTAGTGCTGATGTCCAGGGTTCAAGGAAAAAGCCATATAGAATAAGTATTGAATTTCCGCGACTTGGTGATAGTGCATGGGAAAAAATAGTAAAGCAGATAATATCCACAAAGGGGTTGGTTGCTGGAATGCTTGCCGGTGAAGTACCATCAGAGCTGGAAAATGCATTTAAACAGGGTGGTGCATCATTGTTCCCTCAAAGTGGAGATGAAATTAACATGAACTGCACTTGCCCGGATTATGCTATTCCCTGTAAACACATAGCTGCTGTATTTTATATTCTGGCAGACCGGCTTGATGATGATCCATTTTTATTATTCGAATTAAATGGAAAAAGAAAAGAAGAGCTCATTTCCGCTATTTCAAAGAATAATGACGGGAATATACCGGAAAATAAGGAAAATAATAATGATAAATCAGTTGCTGTGGAAGAGTTAAATAATTTCTGGAAACCACCTGATTTACATATACCGGTAGAAAATGTTAGAAAGAATACATTATCGCCGTTGAAGAAATACCCATTGCCTATGGAGTTCAATGACCCTGAAATCCAGTATATGCTTGAATTATATTATAATAGGATTAATGAAAACCTCAAAAAAATTAAAGAGGATTTGGTATAA